One region of Bacteroidota bacterium genomic DNA includes:
- a CDS encoding DUF4293 domain-containing protein, with the protein MIQRIQSLFLLGVIVLSVLLYFLPVYGFSELAQVSADSAPSGPIKDLTIANNTLLMIINGAIAAFSLLAIFLYKNRSLQMRICRLNILLTSVLMVLLYFAADTLSSGMNQQIHFRYGAYLPFFVILFLFLANYNIRKDDELVRSADRLR; encoded by the coding sequence ATGATCCAACGTATCCAAAGCCTGTTCTTACTGGGTGTCATCGTCCTGTCGGTCCTTCTTTATTTTTTGCCGGTTTATGGCTTTTCAGAATTAGCCCAGGTTTCTGCTGATTCGGCACCTTCAGGTCCTATAAAGGATCTGACAATCGCCAACAACACCTTGCTCATGATCATCAATGGAGCCATTGCCGCATTCTCTTTGCTTGCAATTTTCCTTTATAAAAACCGGTCACTGCAAATGAGGATTTGTCGGCTGAATATTCTGCTTACCAGTGTATTGATGGTACTTCTGTATTTCGCGGCTGATACATTATCATCGGGGATGAACCAACAGATTCATTTTCGTTATGGAGCTTACCTTCCTTTTTTTGTTATTCTATTTCTCTTCCTGGCAAACTACAATATCCGGAAAGATGACGAATTGGTGCGTTCGGCTGACCGGCTGCGCTAG
- a CDS encoding metallophosphoesterase family protein translates to MKKICLLSDTHAYLDQRIIDHVMECDEVWHAGDIGSMEVSEKLGKLKPLRAVYGNIDGQDLRSMHPEELFFDCEGMKIFITHIGGYPGAFVPKARKKIETLQPDIFICGHSHILKVIPDPKYKLLHMNPGAAGKHGFHKIRTLLKFSIDKGKIQNLQAVELGLRGSIDS, encoded by the coding sequence ATGAAAAAAATTTGTCTGCTCAGTGACACACATGCTTATCTTGATCAGCGGATAATTGATCATGTAATGGAATGTGATGAAGTTTGGCATGCAGGAGATATCGGATCCATGGAAGTTTCAGAGAAGCTTGGTAAGTTGAAACCATTGCGGGCAGTCTATGGAAATATTGACGGACAGGATCTCCGATCCATGCATCCGGAAGAGTTGTTCTTTGATTGTGAAGGAATGAAAATATTCATCACTCACATTGGCGGATATCCGGGCGCCTTTGTTCCAAAGGCCAGAAAAAAAATTGAAACCCTGCAACCTGACATTTTTATTTGTGGACATTCACATATTCTGAAAGTGATTCCGGATCCAAAATACAAGTTGTTACACATGAATCCCGGGGCTGCAGGAAAACACGGTTTTCACAAAATCAGGACACTTCTGAAATTTTCAATTGACAAAGGTAAAATTCAGAACCTGCAAGCCGTGGAATTGGGACTCCGCGGATCGATTGATTCCTAG
- a CDS encoding tetratricopeptide repeat protein, with protein MEKRISTKLFIFFLLVGITAIVSPAFSAGKELDVYHQGNIAYQKSDYTSAINLYGELVRSGNISTELYFNLGNAYFKSDSLAKAILFYERAKKLSPDDEDIRVNLSIAALRVVDKIDPLPQIFYKRWLLGLATWISADSWSGIFLILLWLAFLSSMLYIFARTVMLKKISFILIFGFLFLAGGTFLIARESHAVNNLDLQGVVMASSAYIKSSPDEKGSDLFILHEGAKVDVFETMNGWQKIRTANGSVGWIAKSQLEII; from the coding sequence ATGGAAAAGCGCATTTCAACTAAACTTTTCATTTTCTTCCTTCTGGTCGGGATCACGGCAATCGTATCGCCTGCTTTTTCGGCTGGTAAAGAATTGGACGTTTATCACCAGGGAAATATTGCATATCAAAAAAGCGATTATACTTCCGCGATCAATTTGTACGGTGAACTTGTCCGCTCAGGAAATATTTCCACTGAATTGTATTTCAATCTTGGGAATGCCTATTTCAAAAGTGATAGTCTGGCAAAAGCTATCTTGTTTTACGAGAGGGCAAAAAAACTGAGTCCGGATGACGAAGATATTCGTGTGAATCTTTCTATTGCTGCCCTGCGAGTCGTTGACAAAATTGATCCCCTTCCTCAGATCTTTTACAAACGTTGGCTGCTTGGATTAGCAACATGGATTTCTGCTGACAGCTGGTCCGGAATTTTTTTAATCCTGCTCTGGCTGGCATTCCTATCTTCGATGTTGTACATCTTTGCAAGAACTGTAATGCTCAAAAAAATATCCTTCATTCTGATTTTTGGTTTTCTCTTTCTTGCCGGCGGCACCTTCCTGATCGCGCGTGAAAGTCATGCGGTGAATAATCTCGATTTACAGGGAGTAGTCATGGCCAGTTCAGCATACATCAAGAGTTCTCCGGATGAAAAAGGCAGTGATCTTTTCATTTTGCACGAAGGAGCAAAAGTCGATGTATTTGAAACCATGAATGGCTGGCAAAAGATCCGAACCGCGAATGGAAGTGTTGGCTGGATTGCAAAATCCCAATTAGAAATTATATAA
- a CDS encoding protein BatD produces the protein MNKIVMSTILSLKQTARNQHLRLTSDAFRIGWIFSFFLLLVSVKVNAEAEKFSATVSSNTVNVGDQIQITFTLSGNGSNFRAPSFSDFNVLAGPSQSSQVQIVNGSFSQTISITYVLQAIKEGTFKIGSAEITANNNKMLSNTLTITVAKGSGQNSGGNAQGKQGGGSDGTMSGGKNVFLKATVDKSNPYIGEGIVVTYKLYTKVNLVSYNIDKIPAMSGFWNQEIALPQQLEFHSENVDGVAYKVADVKKLVVFPQRSGNLQLDPMEGEVIARVQVKRQSHSNDPFDQFFSDPFFNNPFFNNNLQDVKVQIKSDPIRINVKDLPANAPTSFNGAVGKLNYEVSLDKSETKAHEPVTLKIKISGKGNIKLLESPKIDFPPDFESYDPKESSNITATTAGVSGSKTYEYLIIPRNPGEFKIPIPAFSFFDLEKKQYQEVSKPELILKVGKGDESVSSSVVTGVSKSDLQILGKDIRFIKTNDPAFIQSTTPLFGSPVFYAFASTPFVLFALVLLVRRRNLAMQSNQSLLKSQRANRVALKRLSQAKKLLATNEKEKFLDEMFKALWGFVSDKLQIPVSGLSRESASEALAARDVQPELIRQFSETIDSCEFARFAGSTGDSNEVIYQKGIEVISKLEQAIRS, from the coding sequence ATGAATAAAATTGTGATGAGTACGATTTTAAGTTTAAAACAAACCGCCAGAAATCAGCATCTCCGGCTGACTTCCGATGCATTTCGGATCGGTTGGATTTTCTCCTTTTTTCTCCTTTTAGTTAGCGTAAAAGTGAATGCGGAAGCAGAGAAATTTTCTGCAACTGTTTCGTCCAACACTGTGAACGTTGGCGACCAGATCCAGATCACATTTACATTGAGCGGAAATGGAAGTAATTTTCGTGCTCCCTCATTCTCTGACTTTAATGTTCTGGCGGGACCAAGCCAATCCTCTCAGGTTCAAATTGTCAATGGTAGTTTCTCACAAACAATTTCCATTACTTATGTTCTTCAGGCTATAAAAGAAGGAACATTTAAAATCGGAAGCGCGGAGATTACAGCAAATAATAACAAAATGCTGAGCAATACTCTAACAATTACCGTCGCCAAAGGATCCGGACAAAATTCAGGTGGAAATGCCCAGGGCAAACAAGGCGGAGGCTCTGATGGTACCATGAGCGGTGGAAAAAATGTGTTTCTCAAAGCGACCGTGGATAAATCCAATCCCTATATCGGTGAGGGTATTGTTGTTACCTATAAGTTGTACACCAAAGTAAATCTGGTTTCTTATAACATCGACAAAATCCCCGCGATGAGCGGATTCTGGAATCAGGAGATTGCATTGCCACAGCAACTGGAATTTCACTCTGAAAATGTTGACGGAGTCGCGTACAAAGTCGCGGATGTAAAAAAGCTCGTTGTTTTTCCTCAGCGTTCCGGAAATCTTCAACTGGATCCTATGGAAGGAGAAGTCATTGCGCGCGTTCAGGTAAAACGTCAATCGCATAGTAATGATCCATTCGATCAGTTTTTCAGCGATCCTTTTTTCAACAATCCCTTCTTTAACAACAATCTTCAGGATGTGAAGGTTCAGATAAAAAGCGATCCGATCCGTATTAATGTAAAAGACCTACCAGCCAATGCTCCGACGTCCTTTAACGGTGCTGTAGGTAAACTGAATTACGAAGTGAGCCTGGATAAAAGTGAAACAAAAGCTCACGAACCTGTCACCTTAAAAATTAAAATCAGTGGAAAGGGAAATATCAAATTATTGGAATCACCAAAAATTGATTTCCCACCGGATTTTGAATCCTATGATCCAAAAGAATCATCCAATATCACTGCTACTACTGCCGGTGTTTCAGGAAGCAAGACTTACGAATACCTGATTATCCCGAGAAATCCGGGCGAATTTAAAATTCCGATACCTGCATTTTCATTTTTCGATCTTGAAAAGAAACAATACCAGGAAGTCTCCAAACCTGAACTAATTCTCAAGGTTGGTAAAGGAGATGAAAGTGTTAGTAGTAGTGTAGTGACAGGTGTGAGTAAATCGGATCTTCAGATTCTTGGAAAAGATATCCGTTTTATCAAAACCAATGATCCTGCCTTTATTCAAAGTACCACTCCCCTCTTTGGTTCGCCGGTTTTCTATGCGTTTGCATCAACTCCGTTTGTTCTGTTTGCATTGGTGTTACTCGTTAGAAGAAGAAATCTTGCGATGCAAAGCAATCAGTCATTGCTCAAGAGTCAGCGTGCAAACAGAGTGGCTCTGAAACGCCTGAGCCAGGCAAAGAAATTATTGGCAACAAACGAGAAAGAAAAATTCCTGGACGAAATGTTCAAGGCACTCTGGGGTTTTGTGAGTGATAAATTACAAATTCCTGTTTCGGGATTATCCAGAGAATCTGCATCCGAAGCTCTCGCTGCACGCGATGTTCAGCCTGAACTGATCCGTCAGTTTAGTGAAACGATAGACAGTTGTGAATTCGCACGTTTCGCGGGAAGTACCGGTGACAGCAATGAAGTGATCTACCAAAAAGGAATTGAAGTGATTTCTAAATTAGAACAAGCCATACGTAGTTAA
- a CDS encoding GNAT family N-acetyltransferase yields MIQPIQTKRLLLRQITEKDARSMFELNEDPDVVRYTGNKGYRDLQEVLDFIHSYDQYEKYKVGRMTMIESSTGEYIGWCGLKFLEEINEIDIGYRLKKKYWGKGYATESSIAILDYGFLSLGLKRIVGRAIRDNVKSTHILKKLGMKFEKEFEEHGYICEQYVLTGPEWKEIRKSFSGKNE; encoded by the coding sequence ATGATCCAACCCATTCAAACAAAACGCTTGTTACTTCGTCAGATCACTGAAAAAGATGCCAGATCTATGTTTGAACTCAACGAAGATCCGGATGTTGTCAGGTATACCGGAAATAAAGGCTATCGGGATTTACAAGAGGTTCTGGATTTTATACATTCTTATGATCAATATGAAAAATACAAAGTCGGCAGAATGACCATGATTGAAAGTTCAACCGGAGAGTATATTGGCTGGTGCGGATTAAAATTTCTGGAGGAAATTAATGAAATTGACATCGGATACCGTTTGAAAAAAAAATATTGGGGAAAAGGATATGCAACTGAATCTTCCATTGCAATCCTGGATTATGGTTTTTTGAGTCTTGGCCTGAAAAGGATTGTTGGAAGGGCAATCCGGGACAACGTAAAATCCACACACATTCTGAAAAAACTCGGGATGAAATTTGAGAAAGAATTCGAAGAACATGGGTACATTTGTGAGCAGTATGTCCTCACAGGACCCGAATGGAAAGAAATAAGAAAATCGTTTTCCGGAAAGAATGAATAA
- a CDS encoding tetratricopeptide repeat protein — MFLSMYTSGQSERKLIRDGNQLYKEKKFAEAESAYKKSLGANNKSIPGNYNLGNSLYKQGKFEDAEKQFETIAGDKSLNEDQKAMLYHNMGNSLLKDQKYEESIKAYKNSLKLNPKDNDTRYNLAYAQARLQQQQQQQQQNKDQQNKDQQNKDKKDQQDQKKDQQDQKKDDQQQEMNKKEQNQAQKKKEISKEDAEKILQALNNDEKNTQKKLTKKQPVKVSIEKEW, encoded by the coding sequence ATGTTTCTGTCCATGTATACTTCCGGTCAATCTGAAAGAAAATTGATTCGTGACGGAAATCAATTATACAAGGAGAAAAAATTCGCTGAGGCTGAATCAGCATATAAAAAGTCACTTGGCGCAAATAATAAATCCATTCCGGGAAATTACAATCTTGGTAATTCTCTTTACAAACAAGGCAAATTTGAAGACGCGGAAAAACAATTTGAAACAATTGCAGGAGATAAATCGCTGAATGAGGATCAGAAGGCGATGTTGTACCACAATATGGGAAATTCACTGCTCAAGGATCAGAAATACGAGGAGAGTATTAAAGCATATAAAAACTCATTGAAATTAAATCCAAAAGACAACGACACACGTTACAATCTCGCCTATGCGCAAGCCCGATTGCAACAACAGCAGCAACAACAACAACAGAACAAAGATCAACAAAACAAGGATCAGCAAAACAAAGACAAAAAGGACCAGCAGGATCAGAAAAAAGACCAGCAGGATCAAAAGAAGGATGATCAGCAGCAGGAAATGAATAAGAAAGAGCAAAACCAGGCGCAAAAGAAAAAGGAGATCTCAAAAGAAGATGCAGAGAAAATTTTGCAGGCTTTAAATAATGACGAAAAAAACACTCAGAAAAAACTAACTAAAAAACAACCCGTCAAAGTTAGTATTGAAAAGGAGTGGTAA
- a CDS encoding VWA domain-containing protein: MIRFGHPEYLYALVILPLILLLFLWMAAWKRRAFRKFGEQALVNELSGNTSKAKPLVKLILFLMGLAMLIVAWANPQMGTRLEEVKREGVDIIIALDVSNSMRAEDIKPNRLERAKQAISRLIDKLENDRIGLIVFAGRAYVQLPITTDFAAAKLFLNTIETDMIPTQGTSIGSAIELAQQSFVGDDKKHKALIIITDGENHEDDPEAAAKKAAEEGITIHTIGFGSPDGAPIPVYNNGVQVDFFKDHDGNTVLTKLDEITLEKIASEGKGSYVRATNGNDGLETIMSQVGKMEKKSFGTKQFTDYEDRFQYFLGAGILFFLLEILVSSVKSRWIQRLNLFGEEKKKKENLKKGI; encoded by the coding sequence ATGATTCGTTTTGGACACCCTGAATATCTGTACGCGCTGGTCATCCTTCCTTTGATCCTGCTACTCTTTCTATGGATGGCAGCCTGGAAACGACGTGCTTTCAGAAAATTCGGCGAACAGGCTTTAGTAAATGAATTGAGTGGCAATACCTCCAAAGCAAAACCACTGGTAAAACTCATACTCTTCCTCATGGGTCTTGCCATGCTGATCGTTGCCTGGGCGAATCCACAAATGGGTACAAGGCTGGAAGAAGTAAAACGAGAAGGTGTCGACATCATCATTGCACTGGATGTCTCTAACAGTATGCGTGCGGAAGACATCAAACCAAATCGTCTCGAAAGAGCAAAACAAGCCATCAGTCGGTTGATTGATAAACTGGAAAATGACCGCATTGGTTTGATTGTATTTGCAGGCAGGGCCTATGTCCAATTGCCGATTACAACGGATTTCGCCGCTGCCAAATTATTCCTGAATACAATTGAAACCGACATGATCCCAACCCAGGGAACATCCATTGGATCTGCCATTGAACTTGCTCAACAATCTTTTGTCGGTGATGATAAAAAGCACAAAGCCCTGATCATTATTACTGACGGAGAAAATCATGAAGATGATCCGGAAGCCGCCGCTAAAAAAGCGGCTGAAGAAGGAATTACTATCCATACAATCGGTTTCGGTTCACCCGATGGCGCGCCAATTCCGGTTTACAACAACGGAGTCCAGGTCGATTTCTTCAAAGATCATGACGGCAATACAGTTTTGACCAAATTGGATGAAATTACGCTCGAAAAGATAGCATCCGAAGGAAAAGGAAGTTATGTGAGAGCGACCAATGGAAATGACGGATTGGAAACGATCATGAGCCAGGTTGGGAAAATGGAAAAGAAATCTTTTGGAACAAAACAATTTACTGATTATGAAGATCGTTTTCAATACTTCCTGGGAGCGGGAATTCTCTTCTTCTTGCTGGAAATCCTGGTGAGTTCAGTCAAAAGCCGATGGATCCAGCGCCTCAATCTTTTTGGTGAGGAAAAGAAAAAAAAAGAAAATCTGAAAAAAGGGATATGA